The following coding sequences are from one Triticum aestivum cultivar Chinese Spring chromosome 5A, IWGSC CS RefSeq v2.1, whole genome shotgun sequence window:
- the LOC123104911 gene encoding ornithine aminotransferase, mitochondrial has protein sequence MAAAAMARRGVARRGVARALAIARRGMCSTSAPAAALSSEELIRMEQDCSAHNYHPIPMVFSKGEGSHILDPEGNKYIDFLSAYSAVNQGHCHPKVLRALIEQAERLTLSSRAFYNDKFPVFAQYLTSMFGYDMMLPMNTGAEGVETAIKLARKWGYEKKNIPKNEALIVSCCGCFHGRTLGVISMSCDNDATRGFGPLVPGHLKVDFGDIDGLEKIFKEHGDRICGFLFEPIQGEAGVIIPPDGYLKAVRDLCSRHNILMIDDEIQTGIARTGKMLACDWEGVRPDMVILGKALGAGVVPVSAVLADKDIMLCIKPGEHGSTFGGNPLASAVAIASLKVVKDEGLVERAAELGQEFRDQLRKVQQKFPDIIREIRGRGLLNAVDLSSKALYPASAYDICIKLKERGILAKPTHDTIIRLAPPISISPEELTEASKALSDVLEHDLPQLQKQIKKPESEAKTPVCDRCGRDL, from the exons atggcggcggcggcgatggcgcggcGGGGTGTGGCGCGGCGGGGTGTGGCGCGGGCGCTGGCGATCGCGCGGCGGGGGATGTGCTCCACCTCGGCGCCCGCGGCGGCGCTGTCATCGGAGGAGCTCATACGGATGGAACAGGACTGCAGCGCGCACAA CTACCATCCGATTCCCATGGTGTTTTCCAAAGGGGAAGGTTCGCATATATTGGACCCTGAAGGCAACAAATATATTGATTTTCTCTCTGCTTATTCTGCAGTCAATCAG GGCCATTGCCATCCAAAAGTCCTAAGAGCTTTGATAGAACAAGCAGAAAGGCTTACACTTAGTTCCAGAGCTTTCTACAATGACAAGTTCCCAGTCTTTGCGCAGTATTTGACGAGCATGTTTGGGTATGATATGATGTTGCCAATGAACACTGGAGCCGAAGGAGTGGAAACGGCTATTAAATTGGCAAGAAAATGGGGTTATGAAAAGAAGAATATACCAAAGAACGAG GCTTTGATTGTCTCTTGCTGTGGATGTTTCCATGGTCGGACATTGGGGGTCATTTCTATGAGCTGTGACAATGATGCAACTCGTGGTTTTGGTCCTTTGGTTCCTGGTCATCTTAAAGTTGATTTTGGAGACATTGATGGGTTGGAGAAAATCTTTAAAG AGCATGGGGATCGTATATGTGGTTTTTTGTTTGAACCAATCCAAGGAGAAGCTGGG GTAATAATCCCACCAGATGGTTATTTGAAAGCTGTCAGAGATTTGTGCTCTAGGCACAACATTCTGATGATTGATGATGAGATCCAAACAGGCATAGCTCGAACTGGCAAAATGTTGGCATGCGATTGGGAAGGTGTACGACCTGATATGGTG ATTCTAGGCAAGGCACTTGGTGCTGGAGTAGTTCCGGTCAGTGCAGTTCTCGCGGATAAGGATATCATGCTGTGTATCAAGCCAGGAGAACATGGAAG TACCTTTGGTGGAAACCCGTTGGCAAGTGCTGTGGCAATTGCATCTCTGAAAGTGGTCAAGGATGAAGGTCTTGTTGAAAG AGCCGCGGAGTTAGGTCAGGAGTTCAGAGACCAGTTACGAAAGGTTCAACAGAAATTTCCTGATATTATTAGGGAAATACGTGGGAGAGGTTTGCTTAATGCAGTAGACCTAAGCAGCAAAGCTCTATACCCTGCTTCTGCATATGATATTTGCATCAAGCTAAAGGAGAGGGGCATTCTTGCAAAGCCCACGCATGACACCATAATCCGATTAGCCCCTCCCATTTCAATCAG TCCCGAGGAGCTCACAGAAGCATCGAAGGCACTCAGCGATGTGCTCGAGCATGACTTGCCGCAGTTGCAGAAGCAGATCAAGAAGCCAGAATCGGAGGCAAAAACACCCGTCTGCGATAGGTGCGGTCGGGATTTATAA
- the LOC123107774 gene encoding probable arabinosyltransferase ARAD1, with the protein MVVERKMQPSPPPEHRRVVRFVTFLALSLLAFSCWALVNSRINNAILIADADKTPLLAGGDDDRDRHSTGGDHPASIPVAVPSSSDLMAGAVRMGGPVVRETPLAEGGGEEEGSEGSCDAESAQLRVYLYDLPPEFHFGMLGWDGKEGEAAWPDVRDPGAVPHYPGGLNLQHSVAYWLTLDILSSTLPHSPDGGGGGTSRPCVAVRVTNASLADVFFVPFFASLSYNRHSKLRGRDMVSRNRILQAELVRYLMRQEEWRRWGGKDHLVVPHHPNSMMQARRKLSAAMYVLSDFGRYPPDVANLKKDVIAPYMHVVRSLGDDESPAFEQRPVLAYFQGAIHRKDGGKVRQKLYQLLKDEKDVHFTYGSVRQNGIRRATKGMASSKFCLNIAGDTPSSNRLFDAIVSHCVPVIISDEIELPFEDVLDYSEFCVFVRASDAVRQGSLLRILRGVTRDQWTTMWRRLKEVAHHFEYQYPSKPDDAVQMIWGAVARKMHSLKLHLHKTGRYQRTHSDS; encoded by the exons ATGGTAGTGGAGAGAAAGAtgcagccatcgccgccgccggagcacaGGAGGGTGGTCCGCTTCGTGACCTTCCTGGCCCTCTCCCTCCTGGCTTTCTCCTGCTGGGCTCTCGTCAACTCCCGGATCAACAACGCCATCCTGATAGCCGATGCCGACAAGACGCCATTGCTCGCCGGCGGTGATGATGACAGAGACAGACACAGTACTGGCGGCGACCATCCTGCGTCGATCCCGGTGGCTGTGCCATCCAGTAGTGACTTGATGGCGGGCGCCGTCAGGATGGGCGGTCCGGTTGTTCGAGAGACGCCGTTGGCAGAAGGAGGAGGCGAAGAAGAAGGGAGCGAGGGATCATGCGACGCGGAGAGCGCGCAGCTCAGGGTGTACTTGTACGACCTGCCGCCGGAGTTCCACTTCGGCATGCTGGGGTGGGACGGGAAGGAGGGGGAGGCGGCGTGGCCAGACGTCCGTGACCCGGGCGCCGTGCCACACTACCCCGGCGGGCTGAACCTACAGCACAGCGTCGCGTACTGGCTCACGCTTGACATACTGTCCTCCACCCTGCCCCACAgtccggacggcggcggcggcggcacgagcaGGCCTTGCGTCGCCGTCAGGGTGACAAACGCCAGCCTCGCGGACGTCTTCTTCGTGCCCTTCTTCGCGTCGTTGAGCTACAACCGGCACTCGAAGCTCCGGGGGAGGGATATGGTGAGCAGGAACAGGATCCTGCAGGCCGAGCTGGTGAGGTACCTGATGAGGCAGGAGGAGTGGAGGAGGTGGGGCGGCAAGGACCACCTCGTCGTCCCTCACCATCCCAACAGCATGATGCAGGCCAGGAGGAAGCTCAGCGCCGCCATGTACGTGCTCTCCGACTTCGGGAGGTACCCGCCGGACGTCGCAAACCTGAAGAAGGACGTCATTGCTCCTTACATGCACGTGGTCCGGTCTCTCGGGGACGACGAATCGCCGGCGTTCGAACAGCGGCCAGTCCTGGCTTACTTCCAAGGAGCCATTCACAGGAAAGAT GGTGGAAAGGTTCGTCAGAAGCTGTACCAGCTTCTCAAGGACGAGAAAGACGTGCACTTCACCTACGGGAGCGTCCGGCAGAACGGGATCAGGCGCGCCACCAAAGGCATGGCATCGTCCAAGTTTTGCCTGAACATCGCCGGCGACACGCCCTCCTCGAACCGCCTCTTCGACGCCATCGTCAGCCACTGCGTCCCCGTCATAATCAGCGACGAGATCGAGCTCCCTTTCGAGGACGTCCTCGACTACTCGGAGTTCTGCGTGTTCGTCCGTGCGTCGGATGCTGTGAGGCAGGGCTCCCTGCTGCGCATTCTCCGAGGCGTGACCAGGGACCAGTGGACTACCATGTGGAGAAGGCTGAAGGAGGTGGCTCATCACTTTGAGTACCAGTACCCTTCGAAGCCCGATGATGCTGTTCAGATGATATGGGGAGCCGTGGCTCGCAAGATGCATTCTCTGAAGCTGCACCTCCACAAGACTGGCAGGTATCAGAGAACACATTCAGATTCATGA
- the LOC123101582 gene encoding putative hydrolase C777.06c, translating into MEPAATDPTGDALAAASSLVFLGTGCSGTLPDARCLIQPSAPPCTVCSQALSLPPDRNPNYRCNTSLLIDYCHDDGTHMYILIDVGKTFREQVLRWFVHHKVPFIDSIILTHDHADAVLGLVDVWVVQSSNHRNDDDDQVPVFL; encoded by the exons ATGGAGCCCGCGGCCACAGATCCCACCGGAGACGCCTTGGCGGCGGCATCGTCGCTCGTCTTCTTGGGCACTGGCTGCTCCGGCACGCTCCCCGACGCGCGGTGCCTCATCCAGCCGTCCGCGCCGCCGTGCACCGTCTGCTCCCAGGCCCTCTCCCTCCCGCCGGACCGGAATCCCAACTACAG ATGCAACACGTCCCTCTTGATAGACTATTGCCATGACGATGGCACGCATATGTACATTCTAATTGATGTCGGCAAGACCTTTAGAGAACAAGTTCTCCGCTGGTTTGTTCACCACAAAGTTCCTTTCATTGACTCG ATTATTCTGACTCATGACCATGCGGATGCTGTCTTGGGTCTTGTCGATGTTTGGGTGGTACAGTCAAGTAACCAtagaaatgatgatgatgatcaagtcCCGGTTTTCCTGTAA